One Nocardia iowensis DNA window includes the following coding sequences:
- a CDS encoding metal ABC transporter ATP-binding protein: MSFGDRTLWQDLDLDVAPGEFVAILGPNGSGKTSLLKVLLGQLGLSAGTAEIAGAPARTGNPDIGYVPQQKTIDAGVQLRGVDLVGLGFDGHRWGLGLRARAERRRRVAAAIADVGAEQFADAPLETMSGGEQQRLRVAQALVGDPKVLLCDEPLLSLDLANQRLVAELIDQRRRSHGTAVLFVTHEINPILPLVDRVLYLVDGKFRIGTPEEVMTSAVLSELYQTEVDVLRVRGRLVVVGTGDTMDALGTAGAHCHGDAGDGYRAEAPVVTGVESDPRGVRQ, encoded by the coding sequence TTGTCGTTCGGCGACCGCACGCTCTGGCAGGACTTGGACCTCGACGTGGCGCCGGGCGAATTCGTCGCGATCCTCGGGCCCAATGGCTCCGGCAAGACCTCGCTGTTGAAGGTGCTGCTCGGTCAGCTCGGACTCAGCGCGGGCACCGCCGAGATCGCGGGAGCGCCCGCGCGGACCGGCAACCCCGATATCGGCTATGTGCCGCAACAGAAGACGATCGACGCCGGGGTGCAGTTGCGCGGCGTCGATCTCGTCGGCTTGGGCTTCGACGGCCACCGCTGGGGTCTCGGGCTCCGGGCACGGGCCGAGCGCAGGCGCCGGGTCGCCGCCGCCATCGCCGATGTCGGCGCGGAGCAGTTCGCCGATGCTCCGTTGGAGACCATGTCCGGCGGCGAGCAGCAGCGGCTGCGGGTGGCCCAGGCGCTTGTCGGTGATCCGAAGGTGCTGCTCTGTGACGAACCCCTGCTCAGCCTGGACCTGGCGAACCAGCGGCTGGTCGCCGAGCTGATCGACCAGCGCCGGCGAAGCCATGGCACCGCCGTGCTTTTCGTGACACACGAGATCAATCCCATTCTGCCGCTGGTGGATCGGGTGCTGTACCTGGTGGACGGCAAGTTCCGGATCGGCACTCCCGAGGAAGTGATGACCTCGGCGGTGCTGTCGGAGCTGTATCAGACCGAGGTCGATGTGCTGCGGGTACGCGGGCGGCTGGTGGTCGTCGGGACCGGGGACACGATGGACGCCCTCGGTACCGCGGGGGCGCACTGCCACGGTGACGCGGGCGACGGGTATCGCGCCGAAGCCCCGGTGGTCACCGGCGTCGAATCGGATCCGCGTGGGGTTCGCCAGTGA